The genomic region AGTAATTGCCAGAAGTCCGGTAATCGGGACGAAAATGGTCTTCTTCCAATTTCCTACTTCATAGGATATAATAGTCCCGGATCCTTAATTTTCTCGCAATTTTTTTCAAAGACCACATTTTTACGCATTGGCAATTTATGACCCAAACCTTCCAAGTAGAAATCAACCATCAAGGGAAAAAGTATAACTTAGAAGTTCCTCAAGGTGAAACCATATTGTCTGTTGCTGACCAAGCACAACTAGGCCTACCTTCTTCCTGCCACGCAGGAGTATGTACCACTTGTGCGGCTTTAATTACAGAAGGGACTGTTGACCAATCAGATGGTATGGGTGTAGGAATGGAACTCCAAGCACAAGGTT from Cylindrospermopsis curvispora GIHE-G1 harbors:
- a CDS encoding 2Fe-2S iron-sulfur cluster-binding protein, which codes for MTQTFQVEINHQGKKYNLEVPQGETILSVADQAQLGLPSSCHAGVCTTCAALITEGTVDQSDGMGVGMELQAQGYALLCVARPLSDLKIETEKEEVVYQKQFGTAN